One window of Quercus robur chromosome 5, dhQueRobu3.1, whole genome shotgun sequence genomic DNA carries:
- the LOC126728273 gene encoding uncharacterized protein LOC126728273 has product MAEMLLKAQKYINAEDALILTKIKDEQYLKCPRPLHSLPSVRDKRKYCCFHKDHRHYTDDCRDLKEQIEELIWKGKLQKYVKRGDSSRYRDDKKDQHEGSQRDEDHLPLCPQSAIREIKTITGGPSTGGSFRSLKKSYQRQVNSVHSLPSLKQRRTKQDMYFSEEDGRGLKQPHDDPLVIIIMIEGFNTRRVLVDNGSSADIIYLSTFQQLKVDQKRLRPFESPSLISVETRCTPME; this is encoded by the exons ATGGCAGAGATGCTTTTGAAGGCACAGAAGTACATAAATGCTGAGGACGCCTTG ATTTTGACGAAGATTAAGGACGAACAGTATCTTAAATGTCCCAGGCCACTCCACTCGTTGCCTAGTGTGCGCGACAAAAGGAAATACTGCTGTTTTCACAAAGACCACAGGCATTACACAGACGATTGCCGAGATTTGAAGGAGCAAATAGAAGAACTTATATGGAAAGGGAAATTACAGAAGTACGTGAAAAGGGGAGATTCTAGCAGGTATAGGGACGACAAGAAGGACCAACACGAAGGCTCTCAGAGAGACGAAGACCACCTACCACTTTGTCCACAGAGTGCAATAAGGGAAATAAAAACCATCACAGGAGGACCATCCACAGGTGGGTCATTCAGATCCCTCAAGAAGTCATACCAAAGGCAGGTGAACAGTGTCCATAGCCTGCCTTCCTTGAAGCAAAGACGGACAAAACAAGACATGTACTTCTCAGAAGAAGATGGTAGAGGGTTAAAGCAACCTCATGATGACCCACTGGTCATTATAATCATGATTGAGGGATTCAACACAAGAAGGGTTCTGGTAGACAATGGGAGCTCGGCGGACATTATCTACCTTTCTACCTTTCAGCAATTAAAAGTAGACCAGAAGAGACTTCGTCCTTTCGAGTCCCCCTCATTAATTTCAGTGGAGACAAGGTGTACCCCCATGGAATAG
- the LOC126728274 gene encoding uncharacterized protein LOC126728274 — MPFGLKNAGAMDQRLVNQMFSNQIRRNVEVYVDDMLVKSKEEENHLDDLRETFNTLRQYNMKLNPSKCAFGVSSRKFLGFMVSQRGIEANPEKVRAILEMSSPKMVKEVQSLTGRVAALNSFVSKATDKCLPFFKTLKQAFVWTEECETAFQELKRYLSNPLLLSLSKEGEDLFLYLAVSIPWGQNVEADEVAQSAFVDDQSKVNDWRLEEQNSPSIEEFQTFRVHTRSGWTCPILSYLKNGRLPPNLEEAKKIKKSIARFKMLNDELYKRGFSQPYLRSVEEEEAKYVLEEVHKGICGDHIGAKSFIQKITSVGYFWPTMQQDTVDFVKRCDRCQRYGNVQQVPGEKMTTISSPWTFA, encoded by the exons atgccttttggtttgaagaacGCAGGAGCCATGGACCAAAGATTGGTAAACCAGATGTTCAGCAATCAAATTAGGAGGAATGTAGAAGTGTACGTCGACGATATGCTTGTCaagagtaaagaagaagagaaccaCCTGGACGATCTCAGGGAGACATTCAACACGCTCAGACAATACAACATGAAGCTAAATCCGtccaaatgtgcctttggagtctCCTCAAGGAAATTCCTCGGGTTCATGGTGTCGCAAAGGGGGATAGAGGCAAATCCTGAGAAAGTGAGAGCTATCCTCGAGATGTCCTCTCCAAAGATGGTAAAAGAAGTGCAATCCCTTACAGGAAGAGTAGCTGCCCTCAATAGTTTCGTCTCAAAGGCGACGGACAAATGTCTTCCTTTCTTCAAGACCCTGAAACAAGCCTTTGTCTGGACAGAGGAATGTGAGACAGCATTCCAGGAGTTAAAGCGCTACTTGAGCAACCCCCTACTCTTGAGTCTGTCCAAGGAGGGAGAAGATTTATTCCTTTACCTTGCAGTATCC ATCCCATGGGGTCAGAATGTTGAAGCTGACGAAGTAGCACAGAGTGCATTCGTAGACGATCAATCAAAGGTAAATGATTGGAGGCTGGAAGAACAAAACTCTCCTAGCATCGAAGAATTTCAAACCTTCCGTGTGCACACTCGCTCAGGGTGGACATGTCCTATTCTGTCTTACCTTAAAAATGGACGGTTACCACCGAACCTTGAAGAAgccaagaagatcaagaagagtATTGCCAGGTTCAAGATGCTCAATGATGAGctctacaaaagaggcttctcccaGCCTTACTTGAGGTCCGTAGAAGAGGAGGAAGCTAAATATGTCCTGGAAGAGGTGCACAAGGGAATTTGCGGTGACCACATAGGAGCAAAATCCTTCATCCAAAAGATCACGAGTGTAGGTTATTTTTGGCCCACAATGCAACAAGACACAGTGGATTTTGTCAAAAGATGTGACCGTTGCCAGAGGTATGGAAATGTCCAACAAGTCCCCGGGGAAAAAATGACGACCATTTCCTCACCTTGGACATTCGCATAA